From a single Thermothielavioides terrestris NRRL 8126 chromosome 1, complete sequence genomic region:
- a CDS encoding glycoside hydrolase family 5 protein (CAZy_ID 269768), producing the protein MKLPASNAAVCAAALLPVASATIYYAGVAQSGGEFGVWSATSTKGTGLPGRFGVDYQFISTAGVDTMTDQNKVNLHRVAFLLERMCPPSYGLGAKFNETHFDYYKQAINYITKTKGAYAILDPHNYMRYNDPSSQPMSGSVIGNSSDPTAATTAQFGEFWGELARRFADNEKVIFGLMNEPHDMPSALLVANLQAAIDGIRKAGAKNLIIAPGNSWTGGHSWTQGGAEASSNWLQKLVDPAGNLAIDIHEYLDVDFSGSHAACQQDPATNLANVTAWLREHKLKAFITEFGGSNTTSCTTMLNGILDYMAQNDEYIGWTAWAAGPFWGSNSPCCTDSKQWGSLEPGSKAADGGPSLYDTVWLPVIQKKVPAKLQWRGMASVKGGRLEEKPQKH; encoded by the exons gctgctcccGGTAGCATCGGCAACCATCTACTACGCCGGAGTCGCCCAGTCAGGCGGTGAGTTCGGTGTATGGAGCGCCACTTCTACCAAGGGAACCGGGCTGCCCGGACGGTTCGGGGTCGACTACCAATTCATCAGCACGGCCGGCGTCGACACCATGACGGATCAGAACAAGGTCAACCTCCACCGCGTGGCTTTCCTGCTCGAGCGCATGTGCCCCCCGTCgtacggcctcggcgccaaGTTCAACGAAACCCATTTCGACTACTACAAGCAGGCCATCAACTACATCACCAAGACCAAGGGTGCTT ACGCTATCCTCGACCCGCACAACTACATGCGCTACAATGACCCCTCATCGCAGCCCATGAGTGGGAGCGTGATCGGCAACTCGTCGGacccgacggcggcgacgacggcccaGTTCGGCGAATTCTGgggcgagctggcgcggcggttCGCCGACAACGAGAAGGTCATCTTCGGGCTGATGAACGAGCCGCACGACATGCCGagcgcgctgctggtggcgaACCTGCAGGCGGCGATCGACGGGATCCGCAAGGCGGGGGCCAAGAACCTGATCATCGCGCCGGGCAACTCGTGGACGGGCGGGCACTCGTGGacgcagggcggcgccgaggccagcAGCAACTGGCTCCAGAAGCTGGTCGACCCGGCGGGGAACCTGGCCATCGACATCCACGAGTACCTGGACGTGGACTTCAGCGGCTCGCACGCGGCGTGCCAGCAGGACCCGGCGACGAACCTGGCGAACGTGACGGCGTGGCTGCGGGAGCACAAGCTGAAGGCGTTCATCACCGAGTTCGGCGGGTCCAACACGACGTCGTGCACGACCATGCTGAACGGCATCCTGGACTACATGGCGCAGAACGACGAGTACATCGGGTGgacggcgtgggcggcgggcccgtTCTGGGGCTCGAACAGCCCGTGCTGCACCGACTCGAAGCAGTGGGGGAGCCTGGAGCCGGGCAGCAaggcggcggacggcgggcCGAGCCTGTACGACACCGTCTGGCTGCCCGTCATCCAGAAGAAGGTCCCGGCGAAGCTGCAGTGGCGCGGCATGGCGAGCGTCAAGGGCGGCAGGTTGGAGGAGAAGCCGCAGAAGCACTAG